In the Hevea brasiliensis isolate MT/VB/25A 57/8 chromosome 8, ASM3005281v1, whole genome shotgun sequence genome, GCTGTTAAAGCATTCTCTTATAACTATTCTGGGTAACAATTTTATGGGATTAGTTCCTGGATTTCACGTAAATCCTTAAACCCTACTCCTCATTGAAAAAGGCAAAAGATGTATAATCATTGTGGATCACTTTTTTTTTTGGTAGAAataattcaactcaattcaactcaactaagcctttatcccaaaaattttgggttggctatatggattctctttctccactctaaatgattttgggttaaatcctcggaaatgtgtaatgcttctagattGGTAGAAATAACTAGGTATATAAAATTAGTTGCAGAGCCTGATTTCCTTCTTCATTACttcattttattttagaaattctGTACTTATCTTGAATATACTTAGTATGAGTTGGGACTTCTGTAGTTAGGTTAAAATCCATGGATTCAAATTGCAATTGATTCTCTAATTTATTGCAGCTGTCTATCAGATTATGGGGTCTTTGCAATTTCCCACTAATACATGCATTATAAGGAATTTATATTTCTTGATTGGCACTAGTGGAGGGCAATCATATTCTGGAGTTCTCTAATGTATTTGGACCTATTATATTAGAAGGATTGACTTGTTTCTACAAGGTATTGTTTTCATTTGTTACCACTAGTTATTTCCCTTGCAGGACATTCTCACATACCAGAGCCACATGTGACAGTCCTCCCTATGGAGCAGGAAAAACAACCACCCAAGTGTTCAGTTGCCCCTATGCTGAGTGGCCCATCCCATTCCCAGCTGCAACAGCACCAACCAGGCTCGCGTTATTTGTGGCAGTCACAGCAGATCGCTGGCCAGCCACAGCCATTTCACTCACTTGTTGGTGCAGATATTGATAATGCAGGTATAATTTGTCCACATTCTCATAATTCTGGGGAAACAACTCTTTATGCTTCGATTCTGCAAGTACATAGAGACTTCATTCTTTTTCTATGGTGATATTACTTCCTTCTTTTTCTATGGTGATATTTCAGTTCTGTGAGCTCTCTTAATGATTATCTGCTGACCTCCGATTATTTTGTTGGCCATCTCACCGCAGGCCCTTTGGCTGAAATCCCATTGGCCTCGTGCTATTCTGTGCCTCAACGGCCCTCTGGGAGCAACAACCAACTACAATGGTCACAGCACTCCACACATGAGATACAGAGGAGGGTTCGAGGCCCCACTCAATGCCGCTTCATGTTGGACATGACTGATGGTGAACGGCTATTTGTCCCTATCAACATGCTGGGACAGCCTGTTGGTCCTGAAGCATCAAAGCTCGCTTCCTTCTTGGGAACTGTAGCACGAAATGGTAAGATGGCGCCACTTAATTTTCTGGACTGGTCAGCAATGCCAGATGCAATCAAAGAGGATATGTGGCAGTTTGTGCAGGTATCAAGTTAACAACATTCTGTTCTAAGTGGTAAAAGGATAGGGTGGGTCTGTTACCACCTTGAATTTGTTTtcttctaaatattttattgttTTCTTCCTTCTtgatcattttctttctttttgtaaTGTAGACAAAGTTTGACATTGACCCCATGTGCAAAACATGGGTTATGAAGTCCCTTGCATCAAAATGGAGGAACTGGAAAGCAAAATTGAAGGCTGACCATTATAACCCTCATACAACTGATGAGGAACGTTTGAAGGACTGTAACAAAAGAGTCCTTCCTGATCAATGGGCAGCCCTTGTATCCCATTGGAACTCTGAAAAGGTGCAGGTGTGTGCTGGCTATGGCTATGACAATTTACATGTTACTGTTTATATATTCCTATGGAAACTCAAAACATGATACATGCCTATGGCATTTGTAGCTGCGTTGTGCTAAAAATAAGGCCAACCGTGCAAAGCAGAAAAGTGCCCATGCTGCGGGCTCAAAGAGCTTTGCGAGGATACGTGAGGAAGAGGTAACCTATACTTTTTGGAACTTATATTTGCCCGCTGTATGTATTAtgaaatgcaaatttattattgtTTACGTGATGATAGCGTGCAAAGAGGCCTGATGGAAAGGAACTGACTAGGAGAGAGTTGTACATCCTAACCCGTACACGTAAGGATGGACAACCTGTGGATAAAACAGCAGCAGAAGTAATAGTATGTTTCAATTAACTGGACTGCAAACTCTTTACTCCTTATTCAACATGTTTTAATTTGTTCAGTACTTAAACTTTATAAACTGAACGCTTGGGTCCACATTGCAGAAAAAACTCCACGAACAAGCAACTCAAAAACAGCAGACTTCACATGGAAGAGATGATCGTGATGACACCTACTGCCAAGTTATGGGAGAAGAAAAACATGGCCATGGGAGCATGTTTGGGTTGAGTCCAAGTCCTGCTGGCCTTTTGTGCCGACCCAGCACTTCTAGTCACAAGAGGATGGCTTTGGAGGCCAAAAGATCATCTAATGAGGAGTCAAGCAAAATGTCATATAAAATGGAGGCCATGGAGCGAAAGTATGCATCCCTGGAAGCCCAGATAGCTAGGATGACTTCGAATATGCAGAATCTCATTGAAAAGATGGGTGCCTTGGTTTCAAAACAGGTATCTATAGATTTTTTTCAATTAGATTTTGAAGTATATAGCATTTTGCTTTGCGTGACATTACTTGTTCGTTTCTGATAGGTTCCTAAAAATGCTCCTAAGGATTCACTGCAGGCACAAGCACACTCCTCATCATCAAGTCATGCAATTCAGCCTAATGAGGTGATGGCACTTTTTTTCCTGGGGTTTCTATTTCAATTTTCTTGTGCACTTTAGTTCTTTAATCCACAtcaagaaataaattaaaagatttttctttcAAAGATTGCATGaagttattatgaactttgaattTGGAAATAGTTTGGAGTTTGGGCCTATGTTTGAAGTTGTTCATTGCCCTGTGATGAAAGTGGTCTTGGGAAAGGGAACTAAACAAATCCAACTAATATGAAGCTAGTTGT is a window encoding:
- the LOC110642677 gene encoding uncharacterized protein LOC110642677 isoform X8; translation: MKRKRGRPKNSVAKKPNVVNADEQAVLNFVDRNVNENSVPDQPNDHGFSLYDSERKASLSSSSSSSSSSSSGESDEGGGGTGFDKPAIARSVKRPANKRGLPKKGEVSKNGTSATVTSSKGLGSSSRKEAPSKNLGHDSLINENELKAALEVIKKVMQMDEAVHFSAPVDSVSQGIPDYFTVVDMPVDLGTICSNLESGIKYLNSEDVYKDVEYIWKNCLKHNKKGDYIVYLMKRVEKKFMKYWTAAGLRSEILKKPDGHSHIPEPHVTVLPMEQEKQPPKCSVAPMLSGPSHSQLQQHQPGSRYLWQSQQIAGQPQPFHSLVGADIDNAGPLAEIPLASCYSVPQRPSGSNNQLQWSQHSTHEIQRRVRGPTQCRFMLDMTDGERLFVPINMLGQPVGPEASKLASFLGTVARNGKMAPLNFLDWSAMPDAIKEDMWQFVQTKFDIDPMCKTWVMKSLASKWRNWKAKLKADHYNPHTTDEERLKDCNKRVLPDQWAALVSHWNSEKVQLRCAKNKANRAKQKSAHAAGSKSFARIREEERAKRPDGKELTRRELYILTRTRKDGQPVDKTAAEVIKKLHEQATQKQQTSHGRDDRDDTYCQVMGEEKHGHGSMFGLSPSPAGLLCRPSTSSHKRMALEAKRSSNEESSKMSYKMEAMERKYASLEAQIARMTSNMQNLIEKMGALVSKQDSLQAQAHSSSSSHAIQPNEVLEVKI
- the LOC110642677 gene encoding uncharacterized protein LOC110642677 isoform X7, whose translation is MKRKRGRPKNSVAKKPNVVNADEQAVLNFVDRNVNENSVPDQPNDHGFSLYDSERKASLSSSSSSSSSSSSGESDEGGGGTGFDKPAIARSVKRPANKRGLPKKGEVSKNGTSATVTSSKGLGSSSRKEAPSKNLGHDSLINENELKAALEVIKKVMQMDEAVHFSAPVDSVSQGIPDYFTVVDMPVDLGTICSNLESGIKYLNSEDVYKDVEYIWKNCLKHNKKGDYIVYLMKRVEKKFMKYWTAAGLRSEILKKPDGHSHIPEPHVTVLPMEQEKQPPKCSVAPMLSGPSHSQLQQHQPGSRYLWQSQQIAGQPQPFHSLVGADIDNAGPLAEIPLASCYSVPQRPSGSNNQLQWSQHSTHEIQRRVRGPTQCRFMLDMTDGERLFVPINMLGQPVGPEASKLASFLGTVARNGKMAPLNFLDWSAMPDAIKEDMWQFVQTKFDIDPMCKTWVMKSLASKWRNWKAKLKADHYNPHTTDEERLKDCNKRVLPDQWAALVSHWNSEKVQLRCAKNKANRAKQKSAHAAGSKSFARIREEERAKRPDGKELTRRELYILTRTRKDGQPVDKTAAEVIKKLHEQATQKQQTSHGRDDRDDTYCQVMGEEKHGHGSMFGLSPSPAGLLCRPSTSSHKRMALEAKRSSNEESSKMSYKMEAMERKYASLEAQIARMTSNMQNLIEKMGALVSKQVPKNAPKDSLQAQAHSSSSSHAIQPNEPAG
- the LOC110642677 gene encoding uncharacterized protein LOC110642677 isoform X12 → MKRKRGRPKNSVAKKPNVVNADEQAVLNFVDRNVNENSVPDQPNDHGFSLYDSERKASLSSSSSSSSSSSSGESDEGGGGTGFDKPAIARSVKRPANKRGLPKKGEVSKNGTSATVTSSKGLGSSSRKEAPSKNLGHDSLINENELKAALEVIKKVMQMDEAVHFSAPVDSVSQGIPDYFTVVDMPVDLGTICSNLESGIKYLNSEDVYKDVEYIWKNCLKHNKKGDYIVYLMKRVEKKFMKYWTAAGLRSEILKKPDGHSHIPEPHVTVLPMEQEKQPPKCSVAPMLSGPSHSQLQQHQPGSRYLWQSQQIAGQPQPFHSLVGADIDNAGPLAEIPLASCYSVPQRPSGSNNQLQWSQHSTHEIQRRVRGPTQCRFMLDMTDGERLFVPINMLGQPVGPEASKLASFLGTVARNGKMAPLNFLDWSAMPDAIKEDMWQFVQTKFDIDPMCKTWVMKSLASKWRNWKAKLKADHYNPHTTDEERLKDCNKRVLPDQWAALVSHWNSEKVQLRCAKNKANRAKQKSAHAAGSKSFARIREEERAKRPDGKELTRRELYILTRTRKDGQPVDKTAAEVIKKLHEQATQKQQTSHGRDDRDDTYCQVMGEEKHGHGSMFGLSPSPAGLLCRPSTSSHKRMALEAKRSSNEESSKMSYKMEAMERKYASLEAQIARMTSNMQNLIEKMGALVSKQAQAHSSSSSHAIQPNEPAG
- the LOC110642677 gene encoding uncharacterized protein LOC110642677 isoform X1 — translated: MKRKRGRPKNSVAKKPNVVNADEQAVLNFVDRNVNENSVPDQPNDHGFSLYDSERKASLSSSSSSSSSSSSGESDEGGGGTGFDKPAIARSVKRPANKRGLPKKGEVSKNGTSATVTSSKGLGSSSRKEAPSKNLGHDSLINENELKAALEVIKKVMQMDEAVHFSAPVDSVSQGIPDYFTVVDMPVDLGTICSNLESGIKYLNSEDVYKDVEYIWKNCLKHNKKGDYIVYLMKRVEKKFMKYWTAAGLRSEILKKPDGHSHIPEPHVTVLPMEQEKQPPKCSVAPMLSGPSHSQLQQHQPGSRYLWQSQQIAGQPQPFHSLVGADIDNAGPLAEIPLASCYSVPQRPSGSNNQLQWSQHSTHEIQRRVRGPTQCRFMLDMTDGERLFVPINMLGQPVGPEASKLASFLGTVARNGKMAPLNFLDWSAMPDAIKEDMWQFVQTKFDIDPMCKTWVMKSLASKWRNWKAKLKADHYNPHTTDEERLKDCNKRVLPDQWAALVSHWNSEKVQLRCAKNKANRAKQKSAHAAGSKSFARIREEERAKRPDGKELTRRELYILTRTRKDGQPVDKTAAEVIKKLHEQATQKQQTSHGRDDRDDTYCQVMGEEKHGHGSMFGLSPSPAGLLCRPSTSSHKRMALEAKRSSNEESSKMSYKMEAMERKYASLEAQIARMTSNMQNLIEKMGALVSKQVPKNAPKDSLQAQAHSSSSSHAIQPNEGMLLLFCWHSMMLLAAS
- the LOC110642677 gene encoding uncharacterized protein LOC110642677 isoform X6, producing the protein MKRKRGRPKNSVAKKPNVVNADEQAVLNFVDRNVNENSVPDQPNDHGFSLYDSERKASLSSSSSSSSSSSSGESDEGGGGTGFDKPAIARSVKRPANKRGLPKKGEVSKNGTSATVTSSKGLGSSSRKEAPSKNLGHDSLINENELKAALEVIKKVMQMDEAVHFSAPVDSVSQGIPDYFTVVDMPVDLGTICSNLESGIKYLNSEDVYKDVEYIWKNCLKHNKKGDYIVYLMKRVEKKFMKYWTAAGLRSEILKKPDGHSHIPEPHVTVLPMEQEKQPPKCSVAPMLSGPSHSQLQQHQPGSRYLWQSQQIAGQPQPFHSLVGADIDNAGPLAEIPLASCYSVPQRPSGSNNQLQWSQHSTHEIQRRVRGPTQCRFMLDMTDGERLFVPINMLGQPVGPEASKLASFLGTVARNGKMAPLNFLDWSAMPDAIKEDMWQFVQTKFDIDPMCKTWVMKSLASKWRNWKAKLKADHYNPHTTDEERLKDCNKRVLPDQWAALVSHWNSEKVQLRCAKNKANRAKQKSAHAAGSKSFARIREEERAKRPDGKELTRRELYILTRTRKDGQPVDKTAAEVIKKLHEQATQKQQTSHGRDDRDDTYCQVMGEEKHGHGSMFGLSPSPAGLLCRPSTSSHKRMALEAKRSSNEESSKMSYKMEAMERKYASLEAQIARMTSNMQNLIEKMGALVSKQVPKNAPKDSLQAQAHSSSSSHAIQPNEVDYRL
- the LOC110642677 gene encoding uncharacterized protein LOC110642677 isoform X10 yields the protein MKRKRGRPKNSVAKKPNVVNADEQAVLNFVDRNVNENSVPDQPNDHGFSLYDSERKASLSSSSSSSSSSSSGESDEGGGGTGFDKPAIARSVKRPANKRGLPKKGEVSKNGTSATVTSSKGLGSSSRKEAPSKNLGHDSLINENELKAALEVIKKVMQMDEAVHFSAPVDSVSQGIPDYFTVVDMPVDLGTICSNLESGIKYLNSEDVYKDVEYIWKNCLKHNKKGDYIVYLMKRVEKKFMKYWTAAGLRSEILKKPDGHSHIPEPHVTVLPMEQEKQPPKCSVAPMLSGPSHSQLQQHQPGSRYLWQSQQIAGQPQPFHSLVGADIDNAGPLAEIPLASCYSVPQRPSGSNNQLQWSQHSTHEIQRRVRGPTQCRFMLDMTDGERLFVPINMLGQPVGPEASKLASFLGTVARNGKMAPLNFLDWSAMPDAIKEDMWQFVQTKFDIDPMCKTWVMKSLASKWRNWKAKLKADHYNPHTTDEERLKDCNKRVLPDQWAALVSHWNSEKVQLRCAKNKANRAKQKSAHAAGSKSFARIREEERAKRPDGKELTRRELYILTRTRKDGQPVDKTAAEVIKKLHEQATQKQQTSHGRDDRDDTYCQVMGEEKHGHGSMFGLSPSPAGLLCRPSTSSHKRMALEAKRSSNEESSKMSYKMEAMERKYASLEAQIARMTSNMQNLIEKMGALVSKQDSLQAQAHSSSSSHAIQPNEPAG
- the LOC110642677 gene encoding uncharacterized protein LOC110642677 isoform X2 — protein: MKRKRGRPKNSVAKKPNVVNADEQAVLNFVDRNVNENSVPDQPNDHGFSLYDSERKASLSSSSSSSSSSSSGESDEGGGGTGFDKPAIARSVKRPANKRGLPKKGEVSKNGTSATVTSSKGLGSSSRKEAPSKNLGHDSLINENELKAALEVIKKVMQMDEAVHFSAPVDSVSQGIPDYFTVVDMPVDLGTICSNLESGIKYLNSEDVYKDVEYIWKNCLKHNKKGDYIVYLMKRVEKKFMKYWTAAGLRSEILKKPDGHSHIPEPHVTVLPMEQEKQPPKCSVAPMLSGPSHSQLQQHQPGSRYLWQSQQIAGQPQPFHSLVGADIDNAGPLAEIPLASCYSVPQRPSGSNNQLQWSQHSTHEIQRRVRGPTQCRFMLDMTDGERLFVPINMLGQPVGPEASKLASFLGTVARNGKMAPLNFLDWSAMPDAIKEDMWQFVQTKFDIDPMCKTWVMKSLASKWRNWKAKLKADHYNPHTTDEERLKDCNKRVLPDQWAALVSHWNSEKLRCAKNKANRAKQKSAHAAGSKSFARIREEERAKRPDGKELTRRELYILTRTRKDGQPVDKTAAEVIKKLHEQATQKQQTSHGRDDRDDTYCQVMGEEKHGHGSMFGLSPSPAGLLCRPSTSSHKRMALEAKRSSNEESSKMSYKMEAMERKYASLEAQIARMTSNMQNLIEKMGALVSKQVPKNAPKDSLQAQAHSSSSSHAIQPNEGMLLLFCWHSMMLLAAS
- the LOC110642677 gene encoding uncharacterized protein LOC110642677 isoform X4 encodes the protein MKRKRGRPKNSVAKKPNVVNADEQAVLNFVDRNVNENSVPDQPNDHGFSLYDSERKASLSSSSSSSSSSSSGESDEGGGGTGFDKPAIARSVKRPANKRGLPKKGEVSKNGTSATVTSSKGLGSSSRKEAPSKNLGHDSLINENELKAALEVIKKVMQMDEAVHFSAPVDSVSQGIPDYFTVVDMPVDLGTICSNLESGIKYLNSEDVYKDVEYIWKNCLKHNKKGDYIVYLMKRVEKKFMKYWTAAGLRSEILKKPDGHSHIPEPHVTVLPMEQEKQPPKCSVAPMLSGPSHSQLQQHQPGSRYLWQSQQIAGQPQPFHSLVGADIDNAGPLAEIPLASCYSVPQRPSGSNNQLQWSQHSTHEIQRRVRGPTQCRFMLDMTDGERLFVPINMLGQPVGPEASKLASFLGTVARNGKMAPLNFLDWSAMPDAIKEDMWQFVQTKFDIDPMCKTWVMKSLASKWRNWKAKLKADHYNPHTTDEERLKDCNKRVLPDQWAALVSHWNSEKVQLRCAKNKANRAKQKSAHAAGSKSFARIREEERAKRPDGKELTRRELYILTRTRKDGQPVDKTAAEVIKKLHEQATQKQQTSHGRDDRDDTYCQVMGEEKHGHGSMFGLSPSPAGLLCRPSTSSHKRMALEAKRSSNEESSKMSYKMEAMERKYASLEAQIARMTSNMQNLIEKMGALVSKQVPKNAPKDSLQAQAHSSSSSHAIQPNEVLEVKI
- the LOC110642677 gene encoding uncharacterized protein LOC110642677 isoform X3; this translates as MKRKRGRPKNSVAKKPNVVNADEQAVLNFVDRNVNENSVPDQPNDHGFSLYDSERKASLSSSSSSSSSSSSGESDEGGGGTGFDKPAIARSVKRPANKRGLPKKGEVSKNGTSATVTSSKGLGSSSRKEAPSKNLGHDSLINENELKAALEVIKKVMQMDEAVHFSAPVDSVSQGIPDYFTVVDMPVDLGTICSNLESGIKYLNSEDVYKDVEYIWKNCLKHNKKGDYIVYLMKRVEKKFMKYWTAAGLRSEILKKPDGHSHIPEPHVTVLPMEQEKQPPKCSVAPMLSGPSHSQLQQHQPGSRYLWQSQQIAGQPQPFHSLVGADIDNAGPLAEIPLASCYSVPQRPSGSNNQLQWSQHSTHEIQRRVRGPTQCRFMLDMTDGERLFVPINMLGQPVGPEASKLASFLGTVARNGKMAPLNFLDWSAMPDAIKEDMWQFVQTKFDIDPMCKTWVMKSLASKWRNWKAKLKADHYNPHTTDEERLKDCNKRVLPDQWAALVSHWNSEKVQLRCAKNKANRAKQKSAHAAGSKSFARIREEERAKRPDGKELTRRELYILTRTRKDGQPVDKTAAEVIKKLHEQATQKQQTSHGRDDRDDTYCQVMGEEKHGHGSMFGLSPSPAGLLCRPSTSSHKRMALEAKRSSNEESSKMSYKMEAMERKYASLEAQIARMTSNMQNLIEKMGALVSKQDSLQAQAHSSSSSHAIQPNEGMLLLFCWHSMMLLAAS
- the LOC110642677 gene encoding uncharacterized protein LOC110642677 isoform X5; the protein is MKRKRGRPKNSVAKKPNVVNADEQAVLNFVDRNVNENSVPDQPNDHGFSLYDSERKASLSSSSSSSSSSSSGESDEGGGGTGFDKPAIARSVKRPANKRGLPKKGEVSKNGTSATVTSSKGLGSSSRKEAPSKNLGHDSLINENELKAALEVIKKVMQMDEAVHFSAPVDSVSQGIPDYFTVVDMPVDLGTICSNLESGIKYLNSEDVYKDVEYIWKNCLKHNKKGDYIVYLMKRVEKKFMKYWTAAGLRSEILKKPDGHSHIPEPHVTVLPMEQEKQPPKCSVAPMLSGPSHSQLQQHQPGSRYLWQSQQIAGQPQPFHSLVGADIDNAGPLAEIPLASCYSVPQRPSGSNNQLQWSQHSTHEIQRRVRGPTQCRFMLDMTDGERLFVPINMLGQPVGPEASKLASFLGTVARNGKMAPLNFLDWSAMPDAIKEDMWQFVQTKFDIDPMCKTWVMKSLASKWRNWKAKLKADHYNPHTTDEERLKDCNKRVLPDQWAALVSHWNSEKVQLRCAKNKANRAKQKSAHAAGSKSFARIREEERAKRPDGKELTRRELYILTRTRKDGQPVDKTAAEVIKKLHEQATQKQQTSHGRDDRDDTYCQVMGEEKHGHGSMFGLSPSPAGLLCRPSTSSHKRMALEAKRSSNEESSKMSYKMEAMERKYASLEAQIARMTSNMQNLIEKMGALVSKQAQAHSSSSSHAIQPNEGMLLLFCWHSMMLLAAS
- the LOC110642677 gene encoding uncharacterized protein LOC110642677 isoform X11 encodes the protein MKRKRGRPKNSVAKKPNVVNADEQAVLNFVDRNVNENSVPDQPNDHGFSLYDSERKASLSSSSSSSSSSSSGESDEGGGGTGFDKPAIARSVKRPANKRGLPKKGEVSKNGTSATVTSSKGLGSSSRKEAPSKNLGHDSLINENELKAALEVIKKVMQMDEAVHFSAPVDSVSQGIPDYFTVVDMPVDLGTICSNLESGIKYLNSEDVYKDVEYIWKNCLKHNKKGDYIVYLMKRVEKKFMKYWTAAGLRSEILKKPDGHSHIPEPHVTVLPMEQEKQPPKCSVAPMLSGPSHSQLQQHQPGSRYLWQSQQIAGQPQPFHSLVGADIDNAGPLAEIPLASCYSVPQRPSGSNNQLQWSQHSTHEIQRRVRGPTQCRFMLDMTDGERLFVPINMLGQPVGPEASKLASFLGTVARNGKMAPLNFLDWSAMPDAIKEDMWQFVQTKFDIDPMCKTWVMKSLASKWRNWKAKLKADHYNPHTTDEERLKDCNKRVLPDQWAALVSHWNSEKVQLRCAKNKANRAKQKSAHAAGSKSFARIREEERAKRPDGKELTRRELYILTRTRKDGQPVDKTAAEVIKKLHEQATQKQQTSHGRDDRDDTYCQVMGEEKHGHGSMFGLSPSPAGLLCRPSTSSHKRMALEAKRSSNEESSKMSYKMEAMERKYASLEAQIARMTSNMQNLIEKMGALVSKQAQAHSSSSSHAIQPNEVDYRL
- the LOC110642677 gene encoding uncharacterized protein LOC110642677 isoform X9; this translates as MKRKRGRPKNSVAKKPNVVNADEQAVLNFVDRNVNENSVPDQPNDHGFSLYDSERKASLSSSSSSSSSSSSGESDEGGGGTGFDKPAIARSVKRPANKRGLPKKGEVSKNGTSATVTSSKGLGSSSRKEAPSKNLGHDSLINENELKAALEVIKKVMQMDEAVHFSAPVDSVSQGIPDYFTVVDMPVDLGTICSNLESGIKYLNSEDVYKDVEYIWKNCLKHNKKGDYIVYLMKRVEKKFMKYWTAAGLRSEILKKPDGHSHIPEPHVTVLPMEQEKQPPKCSVAPMLSGPSHSQLQQHQPGSRYLWQSQQIAGQPQPFHSLVGADIDNAGPLAEIPLASCYSVPQRPSGSNNQLQWSQHSTHEIQRRVRGPTQCRFMLDMTDGERLFVPINMLGQPVGPEASKLASFLGTVARNGKMAPLNFLDWSAMPDAIKEDMWQFVQTKFDIDPMCKTWVMKSLASKWRNWKAKLKADHYNPHTTDEERLKDCNKRVLPDQWAALVSHWNSEKVQLRCAKNKANRAKQKSAHAAGSKSFARIREEERAKRPDGKELTRRELYILTRTRKDGQPVDKTAAEVIKKLHEQATQKQQTSHGRDDRDDTYCQVMGEEKHGHGSMFGLSPSPAGLLCRPSTSSHKRMALEAKRSSNEESSKMSYKMEAMERKYASLEAQIARMTSNMQNLIEKMGALVSKQDSLQAQAHSSSSSHAIQPNEVDYRL